CAGAACGAACAGCACCGCAATCGCGCCGAACATGGCGATGACACCACCGAGCTTGTCCGGAACGGCACGCAGGATCGCGTAGAACGGCAGGAAGTACCATTCGGGAACGATATGTGCCGGCGTTACCAGCGGGTTCGCCTCGATGTAGTTGTCCGCGTGGCCCAGGTAGTTGGGCAGGTAGAAAGCGAACCAGGAGAAGAAGATCATGAACACGACAATCGCGAACAGGTCCTTCACCGTGTAATACGGGTGGAACGGCAGAGTATCCTGCTTGGTCTTCGGCTGCACGCCTGTCGGGTTGTTGTTGCCCGTAGTGTGGAACGCCCACACGTGCAGGATGACAACGCCGAAGATCATGAACGGCAGCAGGTAGTGGAGCGAGAAGAACCGGTTCAGCGTCGGATTGTCGACGGCAAAACCGCCCCAGAGCCACGTCACGATGGCTTCACCCACGAGCGGGATTGCCGAGAACAGGTTCGTGATGACGGTCGCGCCCCAGAAGGACATCTGGCCCCACGGCAGAACGTAACCCATGAAGGCCGTTCCCATCATGATCAGGAAGATGATCACACCGAGGATCCACGAGATTTCGCGCGGCGCCTTGTAGGAACCGTAATAGAGGCCGCGGAAAATATGGATATAGACGGCGATGAAGAACATCGACGCGCCGTTCGAATGGAGATACCGCAGCAGCCAGCCGAAATTCACGTCACGCATGATGTGCTCGACACTGTCGAATGCAGCATCGGTGCTGGGCGTGTAGTGCATCACCAGAACGATCCCGGTGAGGATCTGCGCGATCAGCACGAAGAACAGGATCCCGCCAAAGGTCCACCAGTAATTCAGGTTTTTCGGTGTCGGGAAGTCCACGAAGGAACCGCGCATGAGCGAAATGACCGGCAGGCGGCTTTCGAGCCACTTGGCCGCAGCGCTCTGCGGTACGTAATTTGAATGTCCAGCCATGGCTGTCTCCTAAAAATTTCTGCCGTTAACCGATCTTGATTGTCGTGTCGCTGACGAATTCGAGCGGCGGAATCAGCAAATTCTCGGGAGCCGGGCCTTTACGAATGCGGCCGGCCGTATCGTAGTGCGAGCCATGGCAGGGGCAGAACCACCCGCCGAAATCACCGGCATCGCCGATGGGCACACACCCAAGGTGCGTACAGATACCGATCTGCACGAGCCAGTTTTCCTTGTCCTTGACGCCCCGGTTCGGGTCGGTTGCCTCGGCGTCGGTAGGAAGGTTGGCGTTTCGGGCCAGTTTGTCCGGCAGATCCGAAATCGGAACGTCCTTGGCTTCGGTCACTTCCGTTTCCGTGCGGTTGCGGATGAAGACCGGCTTGCCGCGCCATTTGACTGTGATTGACTGCCCCTCTTCGACGGCAGACACGTCAACCTCGATGGATGCCAGCGCAAGCGCCGAGGCGTCCGGGTTCATCTGATCAATGAACGGCCATACCAGCGCGCCGGCGCCCACAACGCCCATTGCGCCGGTCGCGATATAGAGAAAATCACGGCGGTTCGGTTCTTCCGCATCCGTGTTGTGTGCCAAGGTCGCGTCCCCTCAAAAGTTCTACCTGTACCGATAGCCCGCATCATGTCCCACCGCTATCCCGGGAGAAGGATAGAGGGAACCATGCCGGGCTCAACGGTGGCCAAGTGCGGCAGTTCCCCGCATCGGCCAAGCGGCTTGTCTTTTTGCACCCTTCGAAACGCTTGTCCAGACAAACAAACGCCACAAAACGCATATGTCGCAGGCAAAACAACAGCCACGCCGCTTTTCTGCCCTTTTTTGGGGAAAAAGCGCAAGACCGGAATTCAAATGAATCCCGGTCCTGCCGTTTCGTATTGTGAATTATGCCGCCTGAACAGGTGCCAGGAAACCACCTGACTGGTGCTGCCAGAGCTGCGCATAAAGACCGTTGGCATCCAGCAGTTCCTGGTGCGAGCCTTCCTCGATGATTCGGCCCTGATCCATGACGATCAGCCGGTCCAGAGCCGCGATTGTCGATAGCCTGTGAGCGATCGCGATCACGGTCTTGCCCTTCATCAGTTCGAAGAGACTCTCCTGGATGGCAAGTTCGACTTCCGAATCAAGGGCAGATGTCGCCTCGTCGAGCACCAGAATCGGAGCGTTCTTGAGCAGGACCCGGGCAATCGCGACCCTTTGCCGCTGTCCCCCGGAGAGCTTAACACCGCGTTCACCCACATGCGC
This region of uncultured Roseibium sp. genomic DNA includes:
- a CDS encoding cytochrome b/b6 is translated as MAGHSNYVPQSAAAKWLESRLPVISLMRGSFVDFPTPKNLNYWWTFGGILFFVLIAQILTGIVLVMHYTPSTDAAFDSVEHIMRDVNFGWLLRYLHSNGASMFFIAVYIHIFRGLYYGSYKAPREISWILGVIIFLIMMGTAFMGYVLPWGQMSFWGATVITNLFSAIPLVGEAIVTWLWGGFAVDNPTLNRFFSLHYLLPFMIFGVVILHVWAFHTTGNNNPTGVQPKTKQDTLPFHPYYTVKDLFAIVVFMIFFSWFAFYLPNYLGHADNYIEANPLVTPAHIVPEWYFLPFYAILRAVPDKLGGVIAMFGAIAVLFVLPWLDTSKVRSGTYRPLFKQFFWIFAGVCVALGYLGAMPAEGWYVTFSRIFTVYYFAHFLIILPMLGFLEKPRPLPASISEAVLKGGSGQPVGAAAAPETK
- the petA gene encoding ubiquinol-cytochrome c reductase iron-sulfur subunit — protein: MAHNTDAEEPNRRDFLYIATGAMGVVGAGALVWPFIDQMNPDASALALASIEVDVSAVEEGQSITVKWRGKPVFIRNRTETEVTEAKDVPISDLPDKLARNANLPTDAEATDPNRGVKDKENWLVQIGICTHLGCVPIGDAGDFGGWFCPCHGSHYDTAGRIRKGPAPENLLIPPLEFVSDTTIKIG